The region GCTGCGCGGCAGGCGGCCATAGGTCGGCTTCAGGCCGAAGGTGCCGCACAGGGAGGACGGCACCCGGATCGAGCCGTTGGTGTCGGAGCCCAGGGAAATGGGCGCCAGGCCGCCCCCGGTCGCCGCGCCGCAGCCCGACGAGGAGCCGCCGGCCATATGGTCCGGCGCATGAGGGTTGCGGCAGGCCCCGTCATGGACATTCTCGCCGGTGAAGTCATAGGCGTATTCGCCCATGTTCAAGGCGCCGATCAGCACGGCGTCGGCCGCGGCCAGGCGTTCGATCAGCACGGCATCCCTGGTCGCCGGCGCCCGCGCGCGGTTGATCAGGCTGCCCGCCCGGGTCGGCAGGCCTTCCACATCGAACAGGTTCTTGACCGCGAAGGGCACGCCCGCCAGCGGCCCCAGCGCCTCGCCCCGCGCCTTGCGTTCGTCGATCGCCCGGGCAGTCTCCAGCGCCCGCGCCGCCAGAACGTCGGTGAAGGCGTTCAGCTTGCCGTTGGCGGCCGCGATGCGGTCAAGGAACAGGCGGGTCACGGCGCTGGCGGTGACATGGCCACGGCGAACCTGGTCGGCGATCGCGTGCGCCGGCGCGAAAGGGTCGATGCTCACGATGCTCAGGCCGGGGTGATGGGCGAGAAGATGCCGGCAAGGTCGAGGACATCATCGCCCAGGGGCGCCGCCTCGACCAGGGCGGCCATGGCGGCCGCAAGCGTCAGGAACTGCGATACCCGGGGCGCTGTTCGGCCGTAATGGTCAGGCCGAGCAGCGCCGCGCAGGCATCGATGTGGCGCGCGGGATCGAAATCCGCCGTCATTCTTACTCCGTCACTCTCACTCCGCCGGCTCCGGCACCGCGTGATGGCTGCCCATCGGCACCGCACTTGGCACGACCCGGCGGGCGGCCAAGGCCAGGGCACCCGCGAACAGCAGGTAGCCTACCACCACCGCCGGGCTCTGCGCGATGCCGATGGCCTCGCCATGCATAAAGCCGAAGAAGCTCAGGACCGCGCCGGCGATGGCGAAGAACGACGCCTTCATGAACTGGCGCTCGACGATGAAGACGCCGATCGCCCCCAGGACCAGGCCGCCCAGGATGGCACCGCCGCCCAGCACTTCCAGGCCGTGGTAGAGCACGCCGTTGGTCCCCAGCTTGTCGAAGCCGACCGCCGCCGCCGTGGTGCCAGCCGCGCCCAGTGCCGAGTCGATCTGCAGCTTGCCCCAGGCCGCCAGGTGCGGGGTCAGGGCCAGCACCACCGCCGGGGCGTGGGACTTGGGGGTTTCCTGGAACGCCTGGGCCCCGATCAGCATGCCGATATAGAGCAGGATGGGCGAGATCGCGACCACCGGCACCACGGCCAGCAGCAGGGCGATCACCCCGAACCACGACAGGGCGATGACCATCAGGCCGGTCGCCGCCGAATAGCCGATGCGCCCGCCCATGGCCTTCCAGCCGGGATGGCCGATATAGACCGCATTGATGAAGGGATTGCCCATCATGCAGCCGATCAGGCTGACCACGCCATCGGCGGTGAGCACGCGGGTGGTGGGGTAGACGTCACCCGCCACCTCGGCGCTCTCCACGTTGTCCATGGCCTCGACCAGGTCGTAGATGCCGAAGGGGATGGCCGTGACCAGGATGACGCCCAGGAACTCGAAGCCGCCGAAGACGTGATCGAAGGCCGGCAGCGGCACCGAGAAGCCGAAGTTGGCGAAGGAGCCCAGGAAGCCCTCGCCGGTCAGCCCGCCGAAATTGAAGCCGAACAGGGTCGAGCCCCAGGCGATGATCATGCCCACGATGATCGCGACTAGGCCGGCCGGGATGCCCTTGGGATATTTCAGGCCGCCGAACCAGCTCATCAGGATGACGCCGAAACAGGCCAGGCCGATCACCGGGGTCATGAACATCTCGAGTGCCGGCTTCATCGAGATGAAGGCGACCGAGACGCCGGCGAGCGTGCCAAGCAGGGCGGCGCGCGGCGTGATCTTGCGGATGATGGGGGCGACGAAGCCGCCGGCCATCAACACGAAGCTCTGGATGAAGACCCAGGTCAGGCCCGCTTCCCAGCCCTTGACCGGGTCGCCGGTGGTGAGCGCGATGGGCAGCATGATCACGAAGGTGACCACGAACATGTGCGGCACGCTGATGCCCGAGGGCAGCGCGCAAACATCGCTCCGCCCGGTCTTCAGGGCCAGGCGATAGGCCAGCCAGGCATAGTAGCCGGTCGACAGGCACATCATCAGGCCCATGGCGGGCAGGATGCGACCGAAAACGATGTCGTCGGGCATCTTCAGGACGAAGCGCAGCAGCCCGGTCAGCACCAGCATGTTGACCAGGATATTGGTGCCGAAGCCGAAAAAGGCGTTCCAGTCGCCCGGTGTCCAGATCTTGGGTTTAGTCGTCGCCGTCATCTGTGTGGTCTCCCCTCGCCCTATTCCGCCGCCACGGCGTCGGCCGGCGCCAGCGCACCCGCCACCTTCGCCGAATCGCTGACCCACCCGAAGATCCCGCCCTGGGCCTTGACCATGCGCAGGCCAACCTCGTGGAATTCGGGGAAATAGGAGCCGCAGGCATCGCCGACGACGACACAGCGGAAGCCCCGGTCGTTGCCCTCGCGCACCGTGGTATGGACGCAGACCTCGGTGGTCACGCCGCACACCAGCAGGGTGTCGATGTCCTTGTTCTGGAGCACGAGCCCCAAGTCGGTTGCGTAGAAGGCGCCCTTGCCCGGCTTGTCGATCACGACCTCGCCGGCGATGGGGTAAAGTTCGGGGATGATGTCCTGGCCGGGCTCGCCGCGGATCAGGATGCGCCCCATGGGCCCCGGCGCACCGATGCGGTGGCTGGGGCTGCCGCGGTTGACCTTGGCCGGCGGCGCATCCGACAGGTCGGGCCGGTGGCCTTCCCGCGTGTGGATGACCAGCATCCCCGCGGCCCGCGCCGCCGAGAGCACCGCCTTGCACGGCCCGATCGCCTTGGCCAGCAGCGAGACGTCGTTGCCCAGAGTCTCGCCGAAGCCGCCGGGTTCGAGGAAGTCGCGCTGCATGTCGATGATGACGAGGGCCGTGCGCCCCACATCGATCCGGATCGCGCCCGGCTCCGCCTCAATGACCGCCATCGTCATACCCGGCCCCCTGTCTCTGTCCCGCCTTGTATGCACTGCAAAAGGCGGACCAACTGCAACGCCCACGGTTCTAGTAGGCTATCTATTTGTTAATATTCGGTTTTGGTGGGAAAGTGCGGTGCAGCAACAGACATCGGCGGATCGATTTTCTGCCTGTTTTTTACGCATGCACGCAATTTTCAATCACGTATGCTGGCGAAATGTGCAGCATGATCCTGGTAGGAGCTTTCCCATGTCCACCGCGACCGCGGACGACCTTTGGATCGACCACCCCAATGCCGTGGCCGAGATCAAGGCCGCCTTCGAGGCCTATGAACGGGCCTTGATGACCAATGACACGGCGGCCCTGGGCGCCTTCTTCTGGAACGACCCGCGGGTCTTGCGCTTTGGCCCGACGGAAAACCTCTACGGCCCGGAGGCGATCGCCAACTACCGCAGCGCGCGCGACGTGTCCGACCTGGCCCGCCGCCTGGAAAACACCCGCATCACCGCCTTCGGCCCGGACCTCGGCGTCGCCAACACCGAATACGTCCGCCTGAAATCCGGCAAGCGCGGCCGCCAGACCCAGGTCTGGGCCCGCCTCCCCGACGGCTGGCGCGTGGTATCGGCCCATGTGAGCCTGCTGGAGTGACCTAGGAGATACGACAAGAAGGAGGCGCGGGATGGCACAGATTGCGCGCTGGGCCTACCGACTTGGCGGAGTCGCAGCGCTTCTTGGGCTTTTGTTTGTCGTGGCCGGTCCGTTTGGCGCGAATTTTTATGTTGAGCACCTCGATGCCCCCTCTATCGCCGGCGGCTACGACGAATTCCGCTCTTGGACCAAGAAAGCTGACTTTGCCCGCCGCATCATCGCGCCCTTTCGTGATGGCACGAACCCCGCCTACGAAGTCGGGTCGATCAGGCAGGCTCAGGACATTGCCGACCAATATAAGGAGTCGATCGCCCTCGCACTCCTCGATGACGACCTCGATGAGAAGGCTCAGGAAGTCGCCCTTATCGTCGCGGAATGCCTATCGCTGGACGACTACCTGGCATTAGTCGCCCGCCTTCAGCGCGAAGGCCGAACAATACGCGCGGCCGGTACCCTGATCCGGACGATATTATCGACCTCGCAGTGGCCGCCGATGGATCGCAACTACCAAGACCTTCGGGTTAAGTCGATGCTGGAAGCCCTACGGGACTCGCCCGCCGCCAATAAAGAGATTCGTGAACGGGCAGAGCGCGTGCTCTCGGGAGAAGCAGCGAGTTTCATCCAAGGCAACTACGCTGAATACGGTTGTCAACTCGAATAGCCTTCTCTGCCTTCAGGTGGTAGGCGAAGTCACTTTCCGCGCGGCGCCATAGCGCACTTTGGACGAAACCTCATGCGTCATCCCGGCGAAGGCCGGGATCCACCGGTCTGGCGATACGGGTAGACCCTACCTAGCCTCAGAGTGGATCCCGGCCTTCGCCGGGATGACGATGGGTGGGTGACGCTACGACGCTGCCGGATAGAAAAGGCCCGGGGCGTTGCCGTTCCGGGCTTTTCCTTGACCGATCAGGCGGCGCTGGATGCGTGGCAGATCTCGCCCGCCGCCTGGAAAACACCCGCATCACCGCCTTCGGCCCGGACCTCGGCGTCGCCAACACCGAATATGTCCGCCTGAAATCCGGCAAGCGCGGCCGCCAGACCCAGGTCTGGGCCCACCTCCCGGACGGCTGGCGCGTGGTATCGGCCCATGTGAGCCTGCTGGACTAGCACGACAGGTAATCCGAGTGTCATCCACGGCGGATAGGGTCGACAGGGCGATCAGGGCCTGAGGAGCAAGGCGCATGGACATCATTCAACTGGGCATCAAGCTGCTGCAGGAGCATTTCGGCAGCCAGGTCAATGCCGACGCCATCGGCGGCGCACTGGGCAAGCTGCTTGGCGGCGGCGACGGCAAGCTTGACCTCGCCGGGCTGGTCAGCCGGTTTTCCGGCAATGGCGGCCTTCAGGGGCTGGTCGGCTCCTGGCTGGGCGACGGGCCTAACCAGGGCATCGACGCGTCCCAGATCCTGTCGATCTTCGGCGGCGACAAGGTCGGCAGCTTCGCCCAGGAAGTTGGCGTCAGCACCGATGCAGCGGCAGGCGGTCTGGCCGCGGCGATCCCGCAGATGATCGACAAGTTCAGCAGCAGCGGAAACCTGCTCGAGTCCACCGGCGGCCTGGCTGGCGTTCTGGACGTGGCCAAGAAACTGTTCTAGATCGCTTTCTCCCACAAGCTGAAACATCGATCCGTCATCCCCGCGAAGGCGGGGATCCACGGCTGTGACAGGCCGGGTCCGTTCGAGTATGCCCCGGCGGTGGATCCCCGCCTTCGCGGGGATGACGCCCTTCCAGCCAACAAAAAAGCCCGGGACGTCGCCGTCCCGGGCTTTTCCTTGATTGTGCAGCCGATCAGGCGGCGTCGGAATTGTCGCCGATCGCCTGGCCGCTCTTCTCCAGGGCAGCCATTTCCTTGTCGCGGGTCTGCGCCACTTCCTTCAGGCGGCTCATCATGGCGCCGGTGCCGGCCGGGATCAGGCGGCCGACGATGACGTTTTCCTTCAGGCCGACCAGGGTGTCGACCTTGCCGGCGGTCGCCGCCTCGGTCAGCACGCGGGTGGTCTCCTGGAACGACGCCGCCGAGATGAAGGAGCGGGTCTGCAGCGAGGCCTTGGTGATGCCCTGCAGCACGGGGCTGCCGGTCGCCGGCCGCAGGCCCAGGGCGATCGTGCGCGCGTTCTCTTCCTCGAACTCGTCACGGTCGACCTGCTCGCCCTGCAGGAAGGTGGTGGCACCCGAATCCCCGATCTCGACCTTCTGCAGCATCTGGCGAACGATCACCTCGATGTGCTTATCGTTGATCTTCACGCCCTGGAGACGATAGACGTCCTGGATCTCGTTCACGAGATAACGAGCCAGGGCCTCAACGCCCAGGACCTTGAGGATGTCGTGGGGCGCCGGGTTGCCGTCCAGCAGGTAGTCGCCCTTCTGGATGATGTCGCCTTCCTGAACGGCAATGTGCTTGCCCTTCGGGATCAGGTATTCCTGCGGCTCGCTGGTGTCGCCATCGAGCGGGTGCAGGATCAGGCGGCGCTTGTTCTTGTAGTCCTTGCCGAATTCGACCCGGCCCGAACGCTCGGCGATGATCGCGTGATCCTTGGGCCGGCGTGCCTCGAACAGTTCCGCGACACGCGGCAGACCGCCGGTGATGTCACGGGTCTTGGCCGACTCGAGCGGGATACGCGCCAGCACGTCGCCCGCATGGATGCGGCCGCCGTCCTCGATCGAGAGAATGGCGCCTGCGGGGAGGAAGTAGCGCGCCTCGAGCCCGTTGGGCTGGAGGATCAGAGCGCCCTGCTCGTCGCGCAGGCTGATGCGCGGCCGCAGGTCGGAGGTCTTGGGCTGGCTGCGCCAGTCGATGACTTCCTTGTTGGCGATGCCGGTGGCCTCGTCCGTGGTCTCGCGGACCGAGACGCCTTCCACCAGGTCCATGTAGGCGGCAAAGCCTTCGCGTTCCGAGATGATCGGCAGGGTACGGGGATCCCACTCGACCAGCTTGGCGCCCTTGGTCACGGACTTACCGTCGTCGAAGAACAGGCGGGCGCCGTAGGGCACGCGATGGCGGGCACGTTCGCGGCCGTTGGCGTCGGTCAGGATGAGTTCGCAGTTGCGGCCCATCACGATCAGGCGCTTCGAGCTGTCGGTCACCGTGTGGTAGTTGGTGATCTTGATCGTGCCGTCGATCGACGCCTCGACGCTGTTACGCTCCGAGAACTGCGCCGCACCGCCGATGTGGAAGGTACGCATGGTGAGCTGGGTGCCCGGCTCGCCGATCGACTGCGCCGCGATGACGCCGACCGCCTCGCCCATGTTCACCGTGGTGCCACGCGCCAGGTCACGGCCATAGCACTTGGCGCAGCAGCCGCCGTCCGACTCGCAGGTGAGCACCGAACGGATCAGCACCGACTGCACGCCGGCGGCGTTCACATTGTCGATATGGTCTTCGACGATCATGTCGCCGGCCGGCACGATGACTTCCGAGGTCGCCGGGTCGACGATGTCGACGGCCGCGGTACGGCCGAGGATCCGGTCGCCCAGGGCCTCGATGACGTCGCCGCCTTCCACCACTTCGGTCACGGTCAGGCCTTCGGAGGTGCCGCAGTCATCCTCGATGATGATGCAGTCCTGGGCCACGTCGACCAGGCGACGGGTGAGGTAACCCGAGTTCGCGGTCTTCAGCGCGGTATCGGCCAGGCCCTTGCGGGCGCCGTGCGTCGAGTTGAAGTACTCGAGCACGCTCAGGCCTTCCTTGAAGTTCGAGATGATCGGCGTCTCGATGATCTCGCCCGACGGCTTGGCCATCAGGCCGCGCATGCCGGCGAGCTGCTTCATCTGGGCGGCCGAACCGCGGGCGCCGGAATGGGCCATCATGTAGATGGAGTTCACGGGCTTCACGCGGCCGGTGGTCTCGTCGATCACGATCGACGAGATTTCCTTCATCATCTCGTCGGCCACCTTGTCGGTGCACTGGGCCCAGGCGTCGATGACCTTGTTGTACTTCTCGCCCTGGGTGATCAGGCCGTCGAGGTACTGCTGCTCGTACTCCTTGGCCTGCTCCTGGGTCGCGGCCACCAGCGCGTCCTTCGCCTTCGGCACGACCATGTCGTCCTTGCCGAAGGAGATGCCGGCGCGGCAGGCGCGGTTGAAGCCCAGCGCCATCAGGCGATCGGCGAAAATCACCGTCTCCTTCTGGCCGCAGTGGCGGTAGACGATATCGATGACGGTCGAGATGTCCTTCTTGGTCAGCAGCTTGTTGATCAGGCTGAACGGCACCTGGGGGTGACGCGGCAGGATCTCGGACAGCAGCATGCGGCCCGGCGTGGTCTCGACCCGGACGACGATCGGCTTGCCTTCGCTATCGACCGTGTGCAGGCGCGCCTTGATGCGCGAATGCAGGGTGACCGACCCATTGTCGAGGCCGGCCTGGATCTCGTTGAGATTGGCGAAGGCCATGCCCTCGCCCGGCTCGTTGGGGCGATCCAGTGACAGGTAGTAGATGCCCAGCACGATATCCTGCGACGGCACGATGATCGGCTTGCCGTTGGCGGGGCTCAGGATGTTGTTGGTCGACATCATGAGGACGCGCGCTTCCAACTGGGCCTCGAGGCTCAGGGGGACGTGCACGGCCATCTGGTCGCCGTCGAAGTCGGCGTTGAAGGCGGCGCAGACCAGCGGGTGGAGCTGGATCGCCTTGCCTTCGATCAGCGTCGGCTCGAACGCCTGGATGCCCAGGCGGTGCAGGGTCGGCGCGCGGTTCAGCATGACCGGATGTTCGCGGATCACCTCTTCGAGGATGTCCCACACCTCCGGCCGCTCCTTCTCGACCATCTTCTTCGCCATCTTGATGGTGGTGGCGATGCCCTTGATGTCGAGCTTGGCGTAGATGAACGGCTTGAACAGTTCGAGCGCCATCTTCTTGGGCAGGCCGCACTGGTGGAGCTTCAGCTCCGGGCCCACCACGATGACCGAACGGCCCGAGTAGTCGACGCGCTTGCCCAGCAGGTTCTGGCGGAACCGGCCCTGCTTGCCCTTCAGCATGTCCGAGATCGACTTCAGCGGCCGCTTGTTGGCGCCGGTGATGACGCGGCCGCGGCGGCCGTTGTCGAACAGGGCGTCGACCGCCTCCTGCAGCATGCGCTTCTCGTTGCGCACGATGATGTCGGGCGCGCGCAGCTCGATCAGGCGCTTGAGGCGGTTGTTGCGGTTGATGACGCGGCGATAGAGATCGTTCAAGTCGGACGTGGCGAAGCGGCCGCCGTCGAGCGGCACCAGCGGGCGCAGCTCGGGCGGGATCACCGGCACGACGGTCAGGATCATCCATTCGGGCTTGTTGCCCGACTCGATGAAGGACTCGATCAGCTTCAGGCGCTTGACGATCTTCTTGGGCTTGGCTTCCGAGGTGGTGGTGGCCAGTTCCTGGCGCAGCTCGTCGCGCTCGCCCTCGAGGTCCAGCTTCTCGAGCATCTTGCGGATCGCCTCGGCGCCGATGCCGGCCTCGAAGCTGTCCTCGCCATACTCGTCCTGGGCACGCATGAAGTCTTCCTCGCCCAGCAACTGATAGCGCTTCAGCGCCGTCAGGCCGGGTTCGGTCACCACATAGTTCTCGAAGTACAGAATCCGCTCGAGATCCTTCAGCGTCATGTCCAGCAGCAGGCCGATGCGGCTGGGCAGCGACTTCAGGAACCAGATATGGGCCACGGGCGAGGCCAGCTCGATATGGCCCATGCGCTCGCGCCGGACCTTGGAGAGCGTGACTTCGACGCCGCACTTCTCGCAGGTGATGCCGCGATACTTCATGCGCTTGTACTTGCCGCACAGGCACTCGTAGTCCTTGATCGGACCGAAGATCTTGGCGCAGAACAGGCCGTCCCGCTCCGGCTTGAAGGTGCGGTAGTTGATGGTTTCCGGCTTCTTGATCTCGCCGTGGCTCCACGCCTTGATCTTTTCAGGGGAAGCGATCGAGATCTTGATCTGATCGAAGGCCTGGGTGCCAGGCTCACGGCCAAAAAGCGAAAGGACCTCTTGGTTCATAACTTGTGCTCCCTTGCGTCGCGAGCGTCCCCGCGACTGCTCTGGTTGCTCGAACTGATATTCACTATGGCTTTACCGACGGGCAGGCAGGACGGGGTTACACCCCGCCCTTGCCCCCCATGTCGACATTGAGGCCCAGCGAGCGCATTTCCATGACGAGAACGTTGAACGATTCCGGAATACCGGCCTCGAAATTGTCCTCGCCGCGCACGATCGACTCATAGACCTTGGTGCGGCCCGCCACGTCGTCCGACTTCACGGTCAGCATTTCCTGCAGCGTGTAGGCGGCGCCGTAGGCCTGCAAGGCCCAGACCTCCATTTCGCCGAAGCGCTGGCCGCCGAACTGGGCCTTGCCGCCCAGCGGCTGCTGGGTGACCAGGCTGTAGGGGCCGATCGACCGGGCGTGGATCTTGTCGTCCACCAGGTGATGCAGCTTCAGCATGTAGATGTAACCGACCGTGACCTTGCGGTCGAAGGCCTCGCCGGTACGACCGTCGACCAGGGTGACCTGGCCCGAGCGGTGCAGGCCCGCGCGCTCCAGTTCGGCCTCGATGTCGTCCTGGTGGGCGCCGTCGAACACCGGGGTGGCGATCGGCACGCCGCGGCGCAGGTTGTCGCCCATCTCCAACAACTGATCGTCCGTCAGCGGGGCGATCTTGTCCTTGTACTCGTCGGCGGAATAGACCGCCTTCAGCTTGTCGCGCAGGCCCTTGATGTCGGCGCCACGGCGGACCTTGTCGGTGATCTCGCCGATCTGCCGGCCCAGGCCGGCGCAGGCCCAGCCCAGGTGGGTCTCGAGGATCTGGCCGACGTTCATGCGGCTGGGCACGCCCAGCGGGTTCAGCACGATGTCGACCGGGGTGCCGTCCGCAAGGTAAGGCATGTCCTCGCGCGGCATGATGCGCGAGATGACACCCTTGTTGCCGTGACGGCCGGCCATCTTGTCGCCGGGCTGCAGCTTGCGCTTCACCGCGACGAAGACCTTGACCATCTTCATCACGCCGGGCTGCATCTCGTCGCCGCGCTGCAGCTTCTCGACCTTGTCCTCGAAACGCTTCTGCAAGCGGTCCTTGGCTTCGTCGAAATGCTTCTTCAGCGACTCGAGGTCCAGGTTGGTCTGCTCGTCGCCCTTGATGGCGATCTGCCACCACTGGCCCTTGGTCAGTTCGGCAAGGTTCGCGGTCTCGACGGTCGAGCCGGCGCGCATGCCCTTGGGGCCGGAGGCGACGGTCTTGTCGAGCAGCAGGGCCTTCAGGCGGCTGTAGACGTTACGCTCCAGGATCGCCAACTCGTCGTCGCGGTCCTTGGCCAGGCGTTCGATCTGCTCGCGCTCGATCGCCAGGGCACGCTCGTCCTTATCGACGCCGTGGCGGTTGAACACGCGCACCTCGACCACCGTGCCGGCAACGCCGGGCGGCAGGCGCAGTGAGGTGTCGCGCACGTCGGACGCCTTCTCGCCGAAGATGGCGCGCAGCAGCTTTTCTTCCGGCGTCATCGGGCTTTCGCCCTTCGGCGTCACCTTGCCGACCAGGATGTCGCCCGGCTTCACCTCGGCACCGATATAGACGATGCCAGCTTCGTCGAGGTTCTTGAGGCCCTCTTCGCCGATATTGGGGATATCGCGGGTGATTTCCTCAGGCCCCAGTTTGGTGTCGCGGGCCATCACTTCGAATTCTTCGATGTGGATCGAGGTGAACACGTCGTCCGAGACGATGCGCTCCGAGATCAGGATCGAGTCTTCGAAGTTGTAACCGTTCCAGGGCATGAACGCGACGAGCACGTTGCGGCCCAGGGCCAGTTCGCCCAATTCGGTCGAGGGACCGTCGGCGATGATGTCGCCCTTGTTCACCAGGTCGCCCACCTTCACCAGCGGGCGCTGGGTGATGCAGGTGTTCTGGTTGGAACGCTGGAACTTCAGCAGGCGGTGGATGTCGACGCCCGAGGCCGCCGGATCATTCTCCTCGGTGGCGCGGACGACGATGCGCGTGCCGTCGATCTGGTCGACGACGCCGCTGCGCTTGGCGATGATGGCAACACCCGAATCCCGGGCCACCACCTCTTCCATGCCGGTGCCGACCAGCGGCGCTTCCGCCTTGATCAGCGGCACCGCCTGGCGCTGCATGTTCGAGCCCATCAGCGCGCGGTTGGCGTCGTCGTTCTCCAGGAACGGGATCAAGGCCGCGGCGACCGAGACGAGCTGCTTCGGCGACACGTCCATCATGTTGATCTGGGACGGGATGGTCATGACGAACTCGCCCGCCTCGCGGCACGACACCAGGTCGGCCATGAAGCGGCCTTCGCCGTCCAGCTCCGCGTTCGCCTGGGCGATCGTGTACTTGCCTTCCTCCATGGCCGACAGATAGACGACTTCGCTGGTCACGCGACTGTCGAGCACCTTGCGGTAGGGGGTCTCGATGAAACCGTACTGGTTCACCCGGGCATAGGTCGCCAGCGAGTTGATCAGGCCGATGTTCGGGCCCTCCGGGGTCTCGATCGGGCAGATGCGGCCGTAGTGGGTCGGATGCACGTCGCGCACCTCGAAGCCGGCACGCTCACGGGTCAGACCGCCAGGCCCAAGCGCCGAGAGACGACGCTTGTGCGTGATCTCGGACAGCGGATTGGTCTGGTCCATGAACTGGCTGAGCTGCGAGGAACCGAAGAACTCGCGCACCGCCGCCGCCGCGGGCTTGGCATTGATCAGGTCGTGCGGCATCACGGTCTCGATCTCGACCGAGGACATGCGCTCGCGGATCGCTCGCTCCATGCGCAGCAGGCCGATGCGATACTGGTTTTCCATCAGCTCGCCGACCGAGCGGACGCGACGGTTGCCCAGGTGATCGATGTCGTCGATCTCGCCGCGGCCGTCTTTCAGCTCGACCAGGGTCTTGATCACCGCCAGGATGTCTTCCTTGCGCAGGGTGCGCTGGGTATCCGGGGTCTCGAGATTCAGGCGCGAGTTCATCTTCACCCGGCCCACGGCCGAGAGGTCGTAACGCTCGCTATCGAACAGCAGGCCCTGGAACAGCGCCGAGGCGGTGTCGAGGGTCGGCGGCTCGCCGGGACGCATGACGCGGTAGATCTCGATCAGCGCCTGTTCATAGGACTGATTCTTGTCCGCCATCATGGTGTTGCGGATATAGGGGCCGACCGTGACATGGTCGATATCCAGGGTCGCGAATTCCTGGACGCCCGACTCTTCCATCACCTTGATCAAGGCTTCGGTCAGTTCCTCGCCGGCCTCGATCAGGATCTCGCCCGTGGTCTCGTTGATCATGTCGTTGCCGGCATAGCGGCCGACCAGATCCGACGAGGCGACGAACAGTTCCTCGACGCCTTCTTCCTTCAGCTTCTTGGCCATGCGCGGGGTGACCTTGGTCCCCGCCGGCACCACGACCTTGCCGGTCTTGGCGTCGATCAGGTCGGTCAACGGCTTGATGCCGCGGATGCGCTCGGGCTCGAAGGCGGTGCGCCACTGGCCCTGGGCCTTGCCGTCCTTGCCGGAGCCCTGGCGGCGATAGGCCACGACACGGTAGAAGTGATGCAGGATCTCTTCCGCGGTCATGCCCAGGGCGAACATCAGCGAGGACACCGGCAGCTTGCGCCGGCGGTCGATGCGGACGTGGACGATATCCTTGGCGTCGAACTCGAAATCGAGCCACGAGCCGCGATAGGGAATGACCCGGGCGGCGAACAGGTACTTGCCGCTGGCGTGGGTCTTGCCGCGGTCGTGATCGAAGAACACGCCGGGCGACCGGTGCATCTGGCTGACGATCACGCGCTCGGTCCCGTTCACCACGAAGGTGCCGTTGGCGGTCATCAGGGGCATGTCGCCCATGTAGACGTCCTGTTCCTTGATATCGAGAACGGACTTGGCGCCCGTATCTTCATCGGTCTCAAAGACGATCAGACGCAGCGTCACCTTCAAGGGCGCCGCGAAGGTCATGCCGCGCTGCTGGCATTCCTCGACGTCGTATTTCGGGTGTTCGAATTCGTATTTCACGAACTCGAGATGAGCGTTCTCGGAGAAGTCCTTGATCGGGAAGACCGACTTGAACACGCCCTGGATACCAGTATCGGTTCGCTTCTCGGCCGGCACGTCCATCTGCAGGAACTGGTCGTAGCTCGACTTTTGAACTTCGATCAGATT is a window of Oleomonas cavernae DNA encoding:
- the rpoC gene encoding DNA-directed RNA polymerase subunit beta' produces the protein MNQEVLSLFGREPGTQAFDQIKISIASPEKIKAWSHGEIKKPETINYRTFKPERDGLFCAKIFGPIKDYECLCGKYKRMKYRGITCEKCGVEVTLSKVRRERMGHIELASPVAHIWFLKSLPSRIGLLLDMTLKDLERILYFENYVVTEPGLTALKRYQLLGEEDFMRAQDEYGEDSFEAGIGAEAIRKMLEKLDLEGERDELRQELATTTSEAKPKKIVKRLKLIESFIESGNKPEWMILTVVPVIPPELRPLVPLDGGRFATSDLNDLYRRVINRNNRLKRLIELRAPDIIVRNEKRMLQEAVDALFDNGRRGRVITGANKRPLKSISDMLKGKQGRFRQNLLGKRVDYSGRSVIVVGPELKLHQCGLPKKMALELFKPFIYAKLDIKGIATTIKMAKKMVEKERPEVWDILEEVIREHPVMLNRAPTLHRLGIQAFEPTLIEGKAIQLHPLVCAAFNADFDGDQMAVHVPLSLEAQLEARVLMMSTNNILSPANGKPIIVPSQDIVLGIYYLSLDRPNEPGEGMAFANLNEIQAGLDNGSVTLHSRIKARLHTVDSEGKPIVVRVETTPGRMLLSEILPRHPQVPFSLINKLLTKKDISTVIDIVYRHCGQKETVIFADRLMALGFNRACRAGISFGKDDMVVPKAKDALVAATQEQAKEYEQQYLDGLITQGEKYNKVIDAWAQCTDKVADEMMKEISSIVIDETTGRVKPVNSIYMMAHSGARGSAAQMKQLAGMRGLMAKPSGEIIETPIISNFKEGLSVLEYFNSTHGARKGLADTALKTANSGYLTRRLVDVAQDCIIIEDDCGTSEGLTVTEVVEGGDVIEALGDRILGRTAAVDIVDPATSEVIVPAGDMIVEDHIDNVNAAGVQSVLIRSVLTCESDGGCCAKCYGRDLARGTTVNMGEAVGVIAAQSIGEPGTQLTMRTFHIGGAAQFSERNSVEASIDGTIKITNYHTVTDSSKRLIVMGRNCELILTDANGRERARHRVPYGARLFFDDGKSVTKGAKLVEWDPRTLPIISEREGFAAYMDLVEGVSVRETTDEATGIANKEVIDWRSQPKTSDLRPRISLRDEQGALILQPNGLEARYFLPAGAILSIEDGGRIHAGDVLARIPLESAKTRDITGGLPRVAELFEARRPKDHAIIAERSGRVEFGKDYKNKRRLILHPLDGDTSEPQEYLIPKGKHIAVQEGDIIQKGDYLLDGNPAPHDILKVLGVEALARYLVNEIQDVYRLQGVKINDKHIEVIVRQMLQKVEIGDSGATTFLQGEQVDRDEFEEENARTIALGLRPATGSPVLQGITKASLQTRSFISAASFQETTRVLTEAATAGKVDTLVGLKENVIVGRLIPAGTGAMMSRLKEVAQTRDKEMAALEKSGQAIGDNSDAA